The Clostridioides sp. ES-S-0010-02 genome window below encodes:
- a CDS encoding DUF2813 domain-containing protein: MKAILLKSLDIENFKGVKELHIDFENVTNVFGENATGKTSIFDAFTWVMFDKDSKNRSVFEIKPLNSNNKVIRGLVTTVTAVLEVNSKEIKLTKKYEEKWTRKRGESEATFTKNETTYMINDTPIKKSEYVKEIAEIADEYQFKLLTNPYFFSNELNWKKGRELILNVCGDITTEQIIETKQELTPLITEFEKENNIDKIIKNRKATKNNLSKEKEEIPVRINECDRGMYDVDFKEIEAQLNAKKADLEAIEDELLSGTKANEQILKDKEKIFELKQETLKVIQSATGRGSKKRNELINEKESLNYNVQTLRNNLIYSERDRKLKENSRDKLVEETNRLRNEWSKESQTMLNLSTVQTECPTCKRPLEVDDIEAKKKEMLDNFNLNKVKILKEIGILGKSKGEEVEKLNAEIEQLQMDERGYLKEIQEKAILIDKIKKELENTKSTEIYIAEEENRLKQISVEIKELEEKINNKDDEKNIDELKENKKKLTIEIESLNKELAKRDINRELLDRKEQLLAKEKELGIELAHQEKILNLCELFIKTKVSLLESNISSKFKNVTFKLFKEQINGGIEETCEALINGVPFSNVNTAGQINGGLDIINTLSNHFEVKMPIFIDNRESVNTLIDIDSQVINLVVSNNNPLKIEGVN, from the coding sequence ATGAAAGCAATTTTATTAAAAAGTTTAGATATAGAGAATTTTAAAGGAGTAAAAGAACTTCATATAGATTTTGAAAATGTAACTAATGTGTTTGGAGAAAATGCGACTGGTAAAACAAGCATATTTGATGCTTTTACATGGGTGATGTTTGATAAAGATAGCAAGAATAGAAGCGTATTTGAGATAAAACCTTTGAATAGTAACAATAAGGTTATTAGAGGGCTTGTGACGACTGTAACAGCAGTATTAGAAGTTAATAGTAAAGAGATAAAGTTAACTAAGAAATATGAAGAAAAATGGACTAGAAAAAGAGGGGAATCAGAAGCGACTTTTACTAAAAATGAAACAACTTACATGATAAATGATACTCCAATAAAAAAGAGTGAATATGTAAAAGAGATAGCTGAAATAGCAGACGAATACCAGTTTAAATTACTTACTAATCCATACTTTTTTTCAAATGAACTTAACTGGAAGAAAGGTAGAGAATTAATTCTAAATGTATGTGGAGATATAACAACAGAACAAATTATAGAAACTAAGCAGGAGTTAACCCCACTTATTACAGAGTTTGAAAAGGAAAATAACATAGACAAGATTATTAAAAATAGAAAAGCTACTAAGAATAATCTATCTAAAGAAAAAGAAGAAATCCCAGTAAGAATAAATGAATGTGACAGAGGAATGTATGATGTAGATTTTAAAGAAATTGAAGCTCAACTTAATGCTAAAAAAGCTGATTTAGAAGCTATTGAGGATGAGTTACTAAGTGGCACAAAGGCAAATGAACAGATTTTAAAAGATAAAGAAAAGATATTTGAACTAAAACAAGAGACATTAAAAGTAATACAATCAGCTACTGGAAGAGGTAGTAAAAAAAGAAATGAGTTAATCAATGAAAAGGAAAGTTTAAATTATAATGTCCAAACACTAAGAAATAACCTTATATATTCAGAAAGGGATAGAAAACTAAAAGAAAATTCGAGAGATAAATTAGTTGAAGAAACAAATAGACTTAGAAATGAATGGTCTAAAGAAAGTCAAACAATGTTAAATTTAAGTACTGTGCAAACAGAGTGCCCAACTTGCAAAAGACCTTTAGAGGTTGATGATATAGAAGCAAAGAAAAAAGAAATGTTAGATAACTTTAATTTAAATAAAGTAAAAATACTAAAAGAGATAGGAATATTAGGCAAGTCTAAAGGGGAAGAAGTAGAAAAGCTTAATGCAGAGATTGAACAGCTACAAATGGATGAAAGGGGATACTTAAAAGAGATACAAGAAAAAGCAATATTAATAGATAAAATAAAAAAAGAATTAGAAAATACAAAATCTACAGAGATATATATAGCAGAAGAAGAAAATAGATTAAAACAAATTAGTGTAGAAATAAAAGAGCTAGAAGAAAAAATAAACAATAAAGATGATGAAAAAAACATTGATGAACTAAAAGAAAATAAGAAAAAATTGACGATTGAAATTGAGTCTCTTAATAAAGAACTAGCTAAAAGAGATATTAACAGAGAATTATTAGATAGAAAAGAACAACTATTAGCAAAAGAAAAAGAACTAGGCATAGAACTAGCTCATCAAGAAAAAATACTCAACTTATGCGAGCTATTTATAAAGACTAAAGTTAGTTTATTAGAAAGTAATATAAGTAGTAAATTTAAAAATGTAACATTTAAGCTATTTAAAGAACAAATAAATGGAGGCATTGAAGAAACTTGTGAAGCTTTAATAAATGGTGTGCCTTTCAGCAATGTCAATACAGCAGGACAGATAAACGGAGGGCTAGATATAATAAATACTTTGTCTAATCATTTTGAAGTTAAGATGCCAATCTTTATTGATAACAGGGAAAGCGTGAATACTTTGATTGATATTGATAGCCAAGTGATAAATTTAGTTGTAAGTAATAATAATCCATTAAAAATAGAAGGGGTGAATTAA